From Priestia aryabhattai, one genomic window encodes:
- a CDS encoding phosphatidylserine decarboxylase, translating into MLQHLYRTFIELTNHQGSSKLIRKFTFSKWSRFVIPSYTKVFKVNKEEMDKPLHHYQNLHELFIRRLKPSARPVDQQKDSVVSPVDAKIEAYGVITPQKEMIVKNKPYSIQEMVSNNLILEKYIEGQFIILYLSPKDYHRIHSPLKAQVGDTWTVGQKSYPVNSLGIKYGKEPLVKNFRKLTELTFENGHMLMVKVGAMFINSIEAVSKKEVVEKGEEIAYFTFGSTVILLFEKDSITFASNVHSGSYVKCGEPIAHLKK; encoded by the coding sequence TTGTTGCAGCACCTGTATCGAACGTTTATTGAGCTTACTAATCACCAAGGATCATCGAAGCTCATTCGAAAATTCACTTTCTCTAAATGGAGTCGGTTTGTTATACCCTCCTATACAAAAGTTTTTAAAGTAAATAAAGAAGAAATGGACAAGCCTCTGCATCATTATCAAAACTTACACGAGCTATTTATTCGCCGTTTGAAACCTTCTGCCCGTCCGGTCGATCAGCAGAAAGACAGCGTTGTCAGTCCTGTAGATGCAAAGATAGAAGCATATGGAGTCATTACGCCTCAAAAAGAAATGATTGTAAAAAACAAACCTTATTCTATACAGGAAATGGTTTCAAATAATCTCATTCTTGAAAAATATATAGAAGGACAGTTTATTATCCTCTATCTTAGTCCGAAAGACTATCATCGCATTCACAGTCCTCTTAAAGCCCAAGTGGGGGATACGTGGACTGTTGGACAAAAGTCTTATCCAGTAAATTCATTAGGAATCAAGTACGGGAAAGAACCGCTTGTGAAAAATTTTCGGAAGCTTACGGAGTTAACATTTGAAAATGGTCACATGCTGATGGTAAAAGTAGGAGCCATGTTTATCAATAGCATTGAAGCAGTTTCTAAAAAAGAAGTAGTCGAAAAAGGGGAAGAAATAGCTTATTTCACGTTTGGTTCGACTGTCATTTTATTATTTGAGAAGGACTCAATCACTTTTGCTTCTAACGTTCACTCAGGTTCTTATGTAAAGTGTGGAGAACCAATTGCCCATTTGAAAAAATAG
- a CDS encoding DUF2536 family protein, translating to MNFEFEMIEDKIEFFEAPDVKMLEKQIAEKIDQNKAILLEVHSVSHQMSVDYEHGKKLYSAVVHFKLKKQR from the coding sequence ATGAATTTTGAATTTGAAATGATTGAAGATAAAATAGAATTTTTTGAAGCGCCTGACGTCAAAATGCTTGAAAAACAAATTGCTGAAAAAATTGATCAAAATAAAGCGATTTTGCTTGAGGTGCATAGCGTATCTCATCAAATGTCTGTGGACTATGAACACGGCAAAAAACTTTACTCTGCAGTTGTTCATTTTAAATTAAAAAAGCAGCGCTAG
- a CDS encoding YrhC family protein, producing MKAQHIKAKIEDYSRFIYVLLAVSTFLYIGVMIGQGEKSDMQLGIMEAIVILFAALAFYFSYQTKKLKKELMKEKE from the coding sequence ATGAAAGCTCAACACATCAAAGCAAAAATTGAAGATTATAGCCGCTTTATTTACGTCCTTCTAGCCGTAAGTACATTCTTGTACATTGGTGTTATGATTGGCCAAGGTGAAAAAAGTGATATGCAGCTTGGAATAATGGAAGCGATCGTTATTCTTTTTGCCGCCCTTGCTTTTTATTTTAGTTATCAAACTAAAAAACTAAAAAAAGAACTAATGAAAGAAAAAGAATAA
- the yqeH gene encoding ribosome biogenesis GTPase YqeH, translating to MSEEKLQCVGCGVEIQIERPNELGYAPKSALEKEAIICQRCFRLKHYNEVQDVSLTDDDFLKILNGIGQTDGLVVKVVDIFDFNGSWLPGLHRFVGNNKVLLVGNKADLLPKSIKKNKLIHWMKREAKELGLKSVDVFLMSAQKGQGIREIAEAIEHYREGKDVYVVGCTNVGKSTFINAIIKEVTGEKDIITTSQYPGTTLDMIDIPLDNGASLYDTPGIINHHQMAHYVDKRDLRLISPKKEIKPKVYQLNEGQTLYFGGLARLDYVQGGRKSLTCYVSNDLHIHRTKLEKADELYEKQAGELLQPPRPEQMSEFPELVAHEFTIKNEKTDIVFSGLGWVTVNESGSKVVAHAPKGVGVFVRDSLI from the coding sequence GTGAGTGAAGAAAAATTACAGTGCGTAGGATGCGGAGTGGAGATTCAAATAGAACGACCGAATGAACTTGGCTACGCTCCAAAATCAGCATTAGAAAAAGAAGCTATTATTTGCCAGCGATGCTTTCGTTTAAAACATTATAATGAAGTACAAGATGTTTCCTTAACAGACGATGATTTTTTAAAAATTTTAAACGGAATTGGTCAAACGGACGGTTTGGTTGTAAAAGTTGTAGATATCTTTGACTTTAACGGCAGCTGGTTACCTGGTTTGCATCGATTTGTTGGAAATAACAAGGTTCTTTTAGTGGGAAATAAAGCAGATTTACTGCCAAAGTCTATAAAGAAAAATAAACTAATTCATTGGATGAAGCGAGAAGCGAAAGAGCTTGGGCTAAAATCAGTGGATGTGTTCCTCATGAGCGCGCAAAAAGGACAAGGAATTCGAGAAATTGCCGAAGCCATTGAACATTATCGCGAAGGTAAAGATGTATATGTTGTTGGATGTACAAACGTTGGTAAATCGACATTTATTAATGCCATTATTAAAGAGGTAACGGGAGAAAAAGATATTATTACTACATCTCAATATCCTGGTACAACGTTGGATATGATTGATATCCCGCTTGATAACGGCGCGTCTTTATATGATACGCCGGGCATTATTAATCATCATCAAATGGCTCACTATGTAGATAAACGAGACTTAAGGCTAATTTCTCCTAAAAAAGAAATAAAGCCGAAGGTTTATCAACTAAATGAAGGGCAAACTTTATACTTTGGAGGACTAGCGCGCTTGGATTATGTACAGGGAGGACGCAAGTCATTAACATGTTATGTATCGAACGATTTGCATATCCATCGTACAAAGCTTGAAAAAGCAGATGAGTTGTATGAAAAGCAAGCAGGTGAACTGCTTCAGCCGCCGCGCCCCGAGCAAATGAGTGAGTTTCCTGAACTCGTTGCACATGAATTTACAATAAAAAATGAAAAAACGGATATTGTTTTTTCAGGACTCGGCTGGGTTACGGTTAATGAGTCAGGTTCAAAAGTTGTTGCACATGCACCAAAAGGAGTCGGCGTATTTGTGCGCGATTCTTTAATTTAA
- the pssA gene encoding CDP-diacylglycerol--serine O-phosphatidyltransferase: MFLLDYLDHTIKKLRSQAANSLTIVNLSLGSFAILFVMKNELNLSLLLIFLAALADRFDGMVARKLQIESELGKQLDSMCDIISFGIAPALLLYQSILSHFGAAGSIVTICYIACGALRLARFNITENTGYFTGLPITAAGCLLTLSYLGVPYLPSHFYMFLIIVLACLMISTFKLKKV, encoded by the coding sequence TTGTTTTTATTAGACTATCTAGATCATACAATTAAAAAGCTGAGATCCCAAGCGGCAAACTCCTTAACGATTGTTAATTTAAGTTTAGGAAGCTTTGCTATTTTATTTGTCATGAAAAATGAATTGAACTTAAGTTTATTACTAATTTTTTTAGCAGCATTAGCAGACCGATTCGACGGCATGGTAGCCAGAAAGCTGCAAATTGAATCTGAACTTGGAAAACAACTGGACTCCATGTGCGATATTATATCATTTGGCATCGCTCCAGCTCTACTACTTTATCAAAGTATTTTATCTCACTTTGGTGCTGCAGGTTCGATTGTTACCATCTGTTACATTGCTTGCGGAGCACTTCGTCTTGCCCGCTTTAACATCACAGAAAATACTGGGTATTTTACAGGGCTCCCTATTACCGCAGCAGGTTGTTTATTAACTCTTAGCTACTTGGGCGTCCCTTATTTGCCTTCACACTTTTATATGTTTTTAATTATCGTACTCGCTTGCTTGATGATTAGTACTTTCAAGCTAAAAAAAGTATAG
- a CDS encoding class I SAM-dependent methyltransferase, whose product MGLEFLDIFEKWANEYDASVSGKDEQYREVFRNYNEILEFVADRSIGHVIEFGTGTGNLTKKLLEKELTVVGIEPSVPMRQLAHQKLGADVLVTPGDFLQFDTSLFPAESLVSTYAFHHLTDKEKEEAVINYGKLLQTGGKIVFADTMFETADSFANTIVQAKQKGYTQLAEDLEREYYTTIPVLKQIFESNGFHITFTQFNHFVWVLEATKQ is encoded by the coding sequence ATGGGTCTAGAGTTTTTAGATATCTTTGAAAAGTGGGCTAATGAGTATGATGCATCGGTAAGCGGGAAAGATGAACAGTATAGAGAAGTGTTTCGCAATTATAATGAAATTTTAGAATTTGTAGCAGACCGTTCAATAGGGCATGTTATAGAATTTGGAACAGGCACTGGAAACTTAACAAAAAAACTTTTAGAAAAAGAACTTACGGTAGTAGGAATTGAGCCGTCAGTGCCAATGAGACAATTAGCACATCAGAAATTAGGGGCAGATGTTTTAGTCACGCCAGGAGACTTTTTACAATTTGATACATCATTGTTTCCAGCAGAGAGCTTAGTTAGTACGTACGCATTTCATCATTTAACAGATAAAGAAAAAGAAGAAGCTGTGATAAACTATGGAAAGTTACTTCAAACCGGTGGTAAAATAGTGTTTGCTGATACAATGTTTGAAACAGCGGATTCATTTGCTAATACCATTGTTCAGGCAAAACAAAAAGGGTATACGCAACTAGCAGAAGATCTAGAGAGGGAGTACTATACAACTATTCCCGTCTTAAAGCAGATCTTTGAAAGCAATGGTTTTCACATAACCTTTACACAATTTAATCACTTTGTGTGGGTATTGGAGGCAACGAAACAATAG
- a CDS encoding YrzI family small protein yields the protein MTLNIFFLTITIKSRQYSEAEIKHEQYVRQLEEEIKDRKYEFYRHF from the coding sequence ATGACACTGAATATTTTCTTTTTAACTATTACCATAAAGTCCCGTCAATACTCAGAGGCAGAAATTAAGCATGAACAGTATGTAAGACAATTAGAAGAAGAAATAAAAGACCGCAAGTATGAGTTTTATCGTCATTTCTAA
- the sigK gene encoding RNA polymerase sporulation sigma factor SigK, with product MSALFTALGYFFKELVFLVSYVKNNAFPQPLSAAEEKRYLSLMEQGDQEARNLLIEHNLRLVAHIVKKFENTGEDAEDLISIGTIGLIKAIESYSQGKGTKLATYAARCIENEILMHLRALKKTKKDVSLHDPIGQDKEGNEISLIDVLKSESDDVIDMIQLNMELEKIKEYIDILDDREKEVIVGRFGLDLQDEKTQREIAKELNISRSYVSRIEKRALMKMFHEFYRAEKEKKKSGKKEN from the coding sequence ATGTCTGCATTATTTACCGCACTAGGCTATTTCTTTAAAGAATTGGTTTTCCTTGTTTCCTACGTAAAAAACAATGCATTTCCTCAACCCTTGTCTGCTGCTGAAGAAAAGAGATATTTATCTTTAATGGAACAGGGAGATCAAGAAGCGCGAAACCTTCTGATTGAACACAATCTCCGACTCGTTGCGCATATTGTTAAAAAGTTTGAAAACACGGGAGAGGATGCGGAAGATTTAATTTCAATTGGGACAATCGGTTTAATTAAAGCAATCGAAAGTTATTCTCAAGGAAAAGGGACAAAATTAGCTACTTATGCCGCACGCTGTATTGAAAATGAAATATTGATGCACTTGCGAGCACTCAAAAAAACAAAAAAAGATGTGTCGCTGCATGATCCAATTGGCCAGGATAAAGAAGGAAATGAAATCAGTTTGATTGATGTATTAAAATCAGAGTCAGACGATGTAATTGATATGATTCAACTAAATATGGAATTAGAAAAAATAAAAGAATATATCGATATCCTCGATGATCGAGAAAAAGAAGTAATTGTTGGCCGCTTCGGCTTGGATCTGCAGGATGAAAAAACCCAGCGAGAAATTGCAAAAGAATTAAATATTTCAAGAAGTTATGTTTCGAGAATTGAAAAGCGAGCGCTGATGAAAATGTTTCACGAATTTTACAGAGCCGAAAAAGAGAAAAAAAAGAGCGGAAAGAAGGAGAATTAA
- a CDS encoding sporulation histidine kinase inhibitor Sda, which yields MRKLSDELLIESYSKATELQLSPDFIKLIEEEIERRSLKISIQIPS from the coding sequence ATGAGAAAATTATCAGATGAGCTGCTTATTGAGTCATACAGCAAAGCAACTGAACTGCAATTAAGCCCTGATTTTATAAAATTAATTGAAGAGGAAATTGAAAGAAGATCATTAAAGATTAGCATACAAATTCCTTCTTAA
- a CDS encoding bifunctional cystathionine gamma-lyase/homocysteine desulfhydrase: MKRKTQLIHGGIVGDEQTGAVSVPIYQVSTYKQEGAGKHTGYEYSRTGNPTRHALEELIKEIEGGYAGFAFGSGMAATTAVFMLFNSGDHVLITDDVYGGTYRVITKVLSRIGIEATFIDTSDIENIEKEIRPNTKAIYIETPTNPLLKITDLQQASSVAKQHHLLTIVDNTFSTPYWQNPIEKGADIVLHSATKYLGGHSDVVAGLAVVNSPKLAEDLHFIQNATGGILGPQDSWLLMRGIKTLGIRMEEHEFNTGKIVEFLLAHPAVTKIYYPGLKTHPNHLIAKKQARGFGGMVSFDVGSEEKAEQVLSKVKYFTLAESLGAIESLISIPSKMTHASIPSDRRKELGITGGLIRISVGLEDVEDLIEDLEKALE; encoded by the coding sequence ATGAAACGTAAAACACAGTTAATTCATGGTGGAATTGTTGGCGATGAACAGACGGGTGCTGTCTCTGTTCCTATTTATCAAGTGAGCACCTATAAACAAGAGGGAGCTGGAAAACATACAGGATACGAGTATTCGAGAACCGGTAACCCTACACGACACGCCCTAGAAGAACTTATCAAAGAAATTGAAGGAGGATATGCTGGATTTGCGTTTGGGTCTGGTATGGCAGCTACTACTGCTGTGTTCATGCTGTTCAACAGTGGAGATCATGTGTTAATTACAGATGACGTATACGGAGGAACGTATCGAGTTATTACAAAAGTGCTGAGTCGTATTGGCATTGAGGCTACTTTTATTGATACAAGCGATATCGAAAATATTGAGAAAGAAATTCGCCCTAACACAAAAGCTATTTATATCGAAACTCCAACGAACCCTCTCCTGAAAATTACTGACTTGCAGCAGGCTTCTTCAGTAGCTAAACAGCATCATTTACTTACCATCGTTGACAACACATTCAGTACGCCTTATTGGCAAAATCCTATCGAAAAAGGAGCAGATATTGTTCTGCATAGTGCAACTAAGTATTTAGGTGGCCACAGTGACGTTGTAGCAGGGCTAGCAGTTGTGAATTCCCCTAAATTAGCTGAAGACCTTCATTTTATTCAAAATGCGACTGGAGGCATTTTAGGACCCCAAGATTCTTGGCTTTTAATGAGGGGGATTAAAACATTAGGAATACGAATGGAAGAACATGAATTCAATACTGGGAAAATAGTAGAATTTTTACTTGCTCATCCAGCTGTTACAAAAATATATTATCCAGGATTAAAAACTCACCCAAACCACCTCATTGCTAAAAAGCAAGCAAGAGGTTTTGGGGGAATGGTTTCTTTTGATGTGGGAAGCGAAGAGAAAGCGGAACAAGTACTGAGCAAAGTGAAATATTTTACATTAGCAGAAAGTCTAGGAGCCATCGAAAGCCTTATTTCAATTCCTTCGAAAATGACTCATGCTTCGATACCGAGTGACCGACGTAAAGAGCTAGGAATTACAGGTGGATTAATTCGTATTTCTGTAGGCCTTGAAGATGTAGAAGATTTAATTGAAGATTTAGAAAAGGCATTGGAATAA
- a CDS encoding YqeG family HAD IIIA-type phosphatase: protein MKLFLPNEHVKNVFQIKPDDLIERGIKGIITDLDNTLVEWDRPDATPELIEWFQLMKDSGIKITIVSNNVEKRVKLFSDPVGLPFVYKARKPMRKAFRRALRDMELQKDEVVVIGDQLLTDVLGGNRLGVYTVLVVPVAQTDGFVTKFNRKMERRILGWMKRKGMINWED, encoded by the coding sequence TTGAAACTTTTTTTACCAAATGAACATGTGAAAAACGTGTTTCAAATTAAGCCAGACGATTTGATAGAGCGCGGCATAAAAGGAATTATTACCGACTTAGATAACACGTTGGTAGAATGGGATCGCCCTGATGCCACTCCGGAATTAATTGAGTGGTTTCAGTTAATGAAAGATAGTGGAATTAAAATTACGATTGTATCGAATAATGTGGAGAAACGAGTCAAGCTGTTTTCAGATCCAGTTGGACTTCCATTTGTATATAAAGCACGCAAACCGATGCGTAAAGCATTTAGAAGAGCTCTTCGTGATATGGAGCTGCAAAAAGATGAGGTTGTAGTTATTGGCGACCAGCTTTTAACGGATGTATTAGGAGGAAATCGTCTCGGCGTATATACGGTTTTGGTTGTACCAGTTGCGCAAACAGATGGATTTGTAACGAAATTTAACCGTAAAATGGAACGAAGAATTCTAGGTTGGATGAAACGAAAAGGTATGATTAACTGGGAGGATTAA
- the mtnN gene encoding 5'-methylthioadenosine/S-adenosylhomocysteine nucleosidase, whose amino-acid sequence MKVAIIGAMEEEVTILRDKIENRQETVIAGCEYSTGTISGVEVVLLKSGIGKVNAALSTAILLEKFKPHYVINTGSAGGFHPELNVGDAVISTEVRHHDVDVTVFNYEYGQVPNLPAAFKADEKLVRLAEESALEVTDMKIVKGLIATGDSFMNDPVRVEFVRSKFPDLYAAEMEAAAVAQVCYQFGVPFVILRALSDIAGKESNVSFEQFLEKAAVNSTKLVLNFITKLK is encoded by the coding sequence ATGAAAGTAGCAATCATTGGAGCAATGGAAGAAGAAGTGACGATTTTACGCGATAAAATTGAGAATCGTCAAGAAACAGTAATCGCAGGATGTGAATACTCGACAGGAACAATCAGCGGCGTGGAGGTTGTATTGTTAAAATCAGGTATTGGAAAAGTAAATGCGGCGTTATCTACAGCCATCTTATTGGAGAAGTTCAAACCTCATTACGTTATTAACACAGGATCAGCAGGTGGCTTCCATCCAGAGTTAAATGTAGGCGATGCGGTTATTTCAACAGAAGTTCGTCATCATGATGTAGATGTAACGGTATTCAACTATGAATACGGTCAAGTGCCAAACTTGCCTGCAGCTTTTAAAGCAGATGAAAAACTAGTTCGTCTTGCTGAAGAAAGCGCTCTTGAAGTAACGGATATGAAAATTGTAAAAGGATTAATTGCTACAGGAGATTCGTTCATGAACGATCCTGTGCGCGTAGAGTTTGTTCGCTCTAAGTTTCCAGACCTGTACGCAGCTGAAATGGAAGCAGCGGCTGTTGCTCAAGTATGCTATCAATTTGGTGTACCGTTTGTCATTCTTCGTGCTCTTTCTGACATCGCCGGCAAAGAATCAAATGTTTCTTTTGAGCAATTTTTAGAAAAAGCAGCTGTTAATTCAACGAAATTAGTATTGAATTTTATTACAAAATTAAAATAA
- a CDS encoding PLP-dependent cysteine synthase family protein, with the protein MKVAKNVHELIGNTPMIEITQFDLPRKTRIFAKLEYFNPGGSVKDRLGKELLQEALRSGRLKRSGTVIEPTAGNTGIGLALAALQHGINVILCVPEKFSIEKQLLMKALGATVVQTPTEAGMKGAINKAQELLREIPGSYCPQQFANPANPMTYYKTLGPEIYEQLDGKIDVFVAGAGTGGTFMGTAKFLKEKNPSLKTVIVEPEGSILNGGKSGPHLTEGIGMEFIPDYMERSYFNAIHTVEDVYAFQRVKELALKEGLLVGSSSGAAFEAALLEAKNAEKGAHIVTIFPDSSERYLSKNIYSGGR; encoded by the coding sequence ATGAAGGTAGCCAAAAACGTTCATGAATTGATTGGAAACACACCTATGATTGAGATTACACAATTTGATTTACCTAGAAAAACCAGGATATTTGCCAAACTGGAATATTTTAATCCAGGAGGAAGTGTAAAAGATCGTTTAGGAAAAGAGTTGCTGCAAGAAGCTCTTCGTTCTGGAAGACTGAAGCGAAGCGGAACGGTGATTGAGCCTACTGCTGGGAATACGGGAATTGGCCTGGCTTTAGCTGCTCTTCAGCATGGAATAAACGTCATATTATGTGTCCCAGAAAAATTCAGTATTGAAAAACAGCTGCTTATGAAGGCTTTGGGGGCAACTGTGGTTCAAACGCCTACTGAAGCTGGTATGAAAGGTGCTATAAACAAAGCTCAAGAGCTGCTGCGTGAAATACCTGGTTCTTATTGTCCTCAACAGTTTGCTAATCCGGCTAACCCTATGACTTATTACAAAACCTTAGGGCCAGAGATATATGAACAGCTTGATGGAAAAATTGACGTCTTTGTAGCTGGAGCAGGTACAGGTGGAACATTTATGGGTACAGCAAAATTTTTGAAAGAAAAAAATCCTTCTCTAAAAACAGTCATTGTTGAGCCAGAAGGTTCAATTTTAAACGGAGGGAAATCCGGCCCTCACTTAACTGAAGGAATTGGAATGGAGTTTATCCCTGATTATATGGAGCGGTCTTATTTTAATGCTATTCATACTGTTGAAGATGTTTATGCTTTTCAAAGAGTAAAAGAACTGGCTTTAAAAGAAGGGTTACTTGTAGGAAGTTCTTCAGGAGCAGCTTTTGAAGCAGCCCTGCTCGAAGCAAAAAATGCAGAAAAAGGCGCTCATATTGTCACGATTTTTCCCGATAGCAGCGAACGGTACTTAAGTAAAAATATTTACAGTGGAGGAAGATAA